One Tolypothrix bouteillei VB521301 DNA window includes the following coding sequences:
- the nadA gene encoding quinolinate synthase NadA — protein MFTTALAQRGKTEQGDLPLDLFAAIESLKKELNAIVLAHYYQEPDIQDIADYIGDSLQLAKAAANTQADAIVFAGVHFMAETAKILNPDKLVLLPDLNAGCSLADSCPREAFAAFKALHPDHIVVSYINCSADIKALSDIICTSSNAVKIVQQIPKEQPIIFAPDKNLGRYVMEQTGRDLVLWDGSCVVHETFSEKKIVQLKIAHPEAEAIAHPECETSVLRHATFIGSTAALLKYCAESPSQEFIVATEPGIIHQMQKQTPYKRFIPAPPINNCACNECPFMRLNTLEKLYWVMKNRTPEITLPEHTRVAALKPIQRMLEMSA, from the coding sequence GTGTTTACTACCGCATTAGCTCAACGTGGAAAAACGGAACAGGGCGATCTACCTCTAGATTTATTTGCAGCCATCGAGAGTCTTAAAAAAGAACTCAACGCGATTGTCCTGGCACATTACTATCAAGAACCCGATATTCAAGATATTGCAGACTATATAGGAGATTCGCTCCAACTTGCCAAAGCCGCAGCCAACACCCAGGCGGATGCGATCGTCTTTGCTGGTGTCCACTTTATGGCAGAAACGGCAAAGATTCTCAATCCAGATAAATTGGTACTTTTACCGGATCTCAATGCAGGCTGTTCTTTGGCTGATAGTTGTCCAAGAGAAGCATTTGCCGCTTTTAAAGCCTTACACCCAGACCATATAGTAGTTTCTTACATCAATTGCTCTGCTGACATTAAAGCACTGAGCGATATTATCTGCACCAGTTCCAACGCTGTTAAAATTGTTCAACAAATACCAAAAGAACAGCCCATTATATTTGCGCCAGATAAAAATTTAGGGCGGTATGTGATGGAACAAACGGGACGAGATTTGGTATTGTGGGATGGAAGTTGTGTTGTTCATGAAACTTTTTCTGAAAAGAAAATAGTGCAGCTAAAAATTGCTCACCCAGAAGCAGAAGCGATCGCTCACCCTGAATGTGAAACCAGTGTATTGCGCCATGCCACCTTTATTGGTTCGACAGCAGCATTACTCAAATATTGTGCGGAAAGCCCATCTCAAGAATTTATTGTTGCTACGGAACCGGGTATCATTCATCAAATGCAAAAACAAACGCCTTACAAACGTTTTATACCCGCACCTCCGATAAACAACTGTGCTTGTAATGAGTGTCCCTTTATGCGGTTAAATACCTTAGAGAAGCTATACTGGGTAATGAAAAATCGAACTCCGGAAATTACTTTACCAGAGCATACTCGTGTAGCTGCATTAAAACCCATTCAGAGGATGCTAGAGATGAGCGCTTAA
- a CDS encoding dienelactone hydrolase family protein, with protein MAERSLITTTIKIQQDNVQIDAYLAKPLEPGSYPGVVVLQEIFGINSHIRDVTERIAKEGYIAIAPALFQRIAPGFETGYTPQDIEVGKKYAWEQTTAPQLLADIQATVDYLKTVDEANKDSFGCMGFCYGGHVAYLAATLPDIKATASFYGAGIPTRTPGGGNPTITLTPEIKGTLYAFFGMEDASIPVEHVNKIEAELEKYKIPHRVFRYDGADHGFFCDQRASYNSIAAANAWEQVKQLFQEQLSP; from the coding sequence ATGGCAGAGCGATCGCTTATTACCACAACAATTAAAATTCAGCAAGATAACGTACAAATCGATGCGTACCTAGCAAAGCCTTTGGAGCCAGGTTCTTACCCAGGAGTGGTAGTATTACAAGAAATATTCGGAATCAATTCCCACATTCGGGACGTTACAGAACGAATAGCTAAAGAAGGTTATATAGCAATTGCACCAGCTTTATTTCAAAGAATTGCCCCTGGATTTGAGACGGGCTACACCCCACAAGATATAGAGGTAGGTAAAAAGTACGCTTGGGAGCAAACAACCGCACCACAACTGTTGGCTGATATTCAAGCAACCGTTGACTATCTAAAAACCGTCGATGAAGCGAACAAGGATAGTTTTGGCTGTATGGGTTTTTGTTATGGGGGTCATGTCGCCTACTTAGCAGCAACCTTACCTGATATTAAGGCTACAGCTTCTTTCTACGGTGCTGGTATCCCCACCCGTACACCAGGGGGAGGGAACCCTACCATAACTCTTACCCCAGAAATCAAAGGCACTCTTTACGCCTTCTTTGGCATGGAAGACGCCAGCATACCAGTAGAACACGTAAACAAAATTGAAGCAGAGTTAGAAAAATACAAAATTCCCCATCGCGTGTTTCGCTACGATGGAGCTGACCACGGATTTTTCTGCGACCAACGTGCCAGCTATAATTCAATAGCTGCAGCCAATGCTTGGGAGCAAGTGAAACAACTGTTTCAGGAGCAACTAAGCCCCTAG
- a CDS encoding AAA family ATPase, translating to MKLLSIKLCNFRSFYGKTPEIVLAVGDPRNTTVIHGNNGSGKTSLLNAFTWVLYEKFSAAFASSEQLVNKRAIAEAKSGQPIECWVEIAWEHEGIRYRVKREFRAYKNETDFDTGKTELYLQFASADGIWNFPTQNPEDIINQILPASLHQYFFFDGERIEKIVRSDKKAEIAEATKIFLGVEVINRSIKHLLEAKKSLESELKSIGDLEIKQLLKQQEKIENELDTIHQRQLEIQQELEYQETFRKETSVRFRELSAAKELEDRRQELEKQKSFNQQTLRDSRDTLKKIISARGYTVLLPGIALQFQEIVHAFKQKGELTSGISKEFVSDLLLSQQCICGTKFRKGSQGYENIEKLLARVGSSAVEETAIRMLAQVDEIDKQATRFWEEVDREQARINQLRQTISQIENELDNLQERLRKDANEEISSLQKRLDEIEEKIRHLILEQGANQQKIANFKTELEVAVKQVAKQKLNEDKQVLTQRRITATQDAIDRLTLVRERQEKQFRFQLEKRVQEIFSEISFTPYMPKISEKYELTLVEKTAGIEMLVAASTGENQILSLSFIASIIDRVREWSEKRKMLMLPDSSAFPIVMDSPFGSLDVISRRQTAKIIPKLANQLIVLATKTQWRGEVEEEMADRIGREYVLTYYSSKPDCEQDYIELDGELYPLVRQSPNEFEYTEIFEVNRRG from the coding sequence ATGAAGTTGCTTTCCATTAAACTGTGTAACTTTCGCTCTTTTTATGGTAAGACTCCAGAAATTGTTCTCGCGGTTGGAGATCCTCGTAACACAACCGTCATTCACGGGAATAATGGTTCTGGAAAAACAAGCTTGCTCAATGCATTTACTTGGGTACTGTATGAGAAATTTAGCGCCGCTTTTGCATCATCAGAACAATTAGTCAATAAGCGTGCGATCGCCGAAGCAAAATCGGGTCAACCCATAGAGTGCTGGGTCGAGATAGCATGGGAACATGAAGGCATACGCTATCGAGTCAAAAGAGAGTTTCGTGCCTATAAAAATGAAACTGATTTTGATACAGGAAAAACCGAATTATATTTGCAATTTGCCAGTGCTGATGGTATCTGGAATTTTCCCACCCAAAATCCAGAAGATATCATCAATCAAATTTTACCCGCCAGTTTACATCAATATTTCTTCTTCGATGGCGAACGGATTGAAAAGATAGTTCGGTCTGACAAAAAAGCAGAAATTGCCGAAGCAACAAAGATTTTTTTAGGCGTTGAAGTCATCAATCGCTCTATCAAACATCTGCTCGAAGCCAAAAAAAGTTTAGAAAGCGAGTTAAAATCTATTGGTGATTTAGAAATCAAACAGTTATTAAAACAGCAAGAAAAAATAGAAAATGAACTAGATACCATTCATCAAAGACAGTTAGAAATTCAACAAGAGCTAGAATATCAAGAAACCTTTAGAAAAGAGACCAGTGTCCGATTTAGAGAACTGAGTGCAGCTAAAGAATTAGAAGACAGGCGTCAAGAATTAGAAAAGCAGAAATCATTCAATCAACAAACTCTTAGAGACTCTAGAGACACGCTTAAAAAAATTATCTCCGCACGAGGTTACACAGTTTTACTTCCTGGAATTGCATTACAGTTTCAAGAAATTGTTCATGCTTTCAAACAGAAAGGGGAATTAACCTCTGGGATTTCCAAAGAATTTGTCAGCGATTTATTGCTTTCTCAACAATGTATTTGTGGGACCAAATTCCGAAAGGGTAGCCAAGGGTACGAGAATATAGAAAAATTATTGGCTAGAGTTGGCTCCTCTGCGGTAGAAGAGACAGCAATTCGTATGCTGGCACAAGTCGATGAAATTGACAAACAAGCAACTCGCTTTTGGGAAGAAGTCGATAGAGAGCAAGCAAGAATAAATCAACTCAGACAAACAATCTCTCAAATTGAAAATGAATTAGACAATCTTCAAGAAAGATTGAGAAAAGATGCCAATGAAGAAATTAGCAGTTTACAAAAGAGATTGGATGAAATTGAAGAAAAAATCAGACATTTAATATTAGAGCAAGGAGCAAATCAGCAGAAAATTGCGAATTTTAAAACAGAGTTAGAAGTCGCAGTCAAGCAAGTAGCCAAGCAGAAATTAAACGAAGACAAGCAAGTTCTGACACAACGACGCATTACGGCTACTCAAGATGCTATAGACAGGTTAACTTTAGTTAGAGAACGTCAAGAGAAGCAATTCCGATTTCAACTGGAAAAGCGGGTACAAGAAATTTTTAGCGAAATTTCCTTTACACCTTATATGCCCAAAATCAGTGAGAAATACGAACTGACGTTAGTAGAGAAGACGGCTGGTATAGAAATGCTGGTTGCTGCTTCTACAGGAGAAAATCAAATTTTAAGCTTATCGTTTATTGCTAGCATTATCGATAGGGTAAGGGAATGGAGTGAAAAAAGGAAAATGCTGATGCTTCCTGATAGCAGCGCTTTTCCAATTGTGATGGACTCACCTTTTGGGAGTTTAGATGTTATCTCTCGCAGACAAACTGCCAAGATAATTCCCAAATTGGCAAATCAGTTGATTGTATTAGCTACCAAGACACAGTGGCGAGGTGAAGTAGAAGAAGAAATGGCAGACAGAATCGGTAGAGAATATGTACTGACTTACTACTCTTCTAAACCTGACTGCGAACAGGATTATATTGAATTGGATGGGGAACTATATCCTTTAGTAAGACAAAGCCCCAATGAGTTTGAATATACAGAGATTTTTGAAGTGAATCGTAGGGGATAA
- a CDS encoding type II toxin-antitoxin system RelE/ParE family toxin: MQDLENIWNYVAKYSPQVADNLFDKLREKFPKLAKFPQLGQQRFNLAPSLRSFPVEVTSFFTVPQTKGLRLCVFFVDRRT, encoded by the coding sequence ATGCAGGACCTTGAAAACATCTGGAATTATGTTGCTAAATACAGCCCACAGGTTGCCGATAATCTTTTTGACAAGCTGCGAGAAAAGTTTCCAAAACTCGCTAAATTTCCCCAATTGGGACAACAACGCTTTAACCTAGCTCCTTCCCTACGGAGTTTTCCAGTAGAAGTTACCTCATTTTTTACCGTCCCACAGACAAAGGGATTGAGATTGTGCGTATTCTTCGTGGATCGCAGAACATAG
- a CDS encoding TIGR04168 family protein encodes MTSQTTNSKTIKIAVVGDVHDQWEEEDGIALKHLGVDLVLFVGDFGNESVDVVKAIASLDIPKAAVMGNHDAWYTATEWGRKKCPYDRTKENWVQQQLDLLGETQVGYGKLDFPNWNLTVVGGRPFSWGGPEWKYADFYQQWFGVTSFEDSTARIVAAAKSAAYENIIFIGHNGPIGLGERPEDPCGKDWHPIGGDFGDPDLAEAIAQSMIAGKTIPLVTFGHMHHTLRHTKKEPRKRVFTSPEGVVYLNAASVPRIVETNEGKQRNFSIVLLESGSVSQASLVWVGKDFSVASEEILYKKPSPVVQTA; translated from the coding sequence ATGACCAGTCAGACAACAAACTCAAAAACGATAAAAATTGCTGTAGTAGGAGACGTTCACGACCAATGGGAAGAAGAAGATGGCATTGCACTCAAGCATTTGGGCGTTGACCTAGTGCTATTTGTTGGTGATTTTGGCAATGAATCGGTAGACGTAGTGAAAGCGATCGCATCCCTCGACATACCCAAAGCAGCAGTCATGGGAAACCACGATGCATGGTACACAGCCACCGAATGGGGACGAAAGAAGTGTCCTTACGATCGCACGAAGGAAAACTGGGTACAGCAACAACTCGATTTGTTAGGTGAAACCCAAGTTGGGTACGGGAAGTTAGATTTTCCCAACTGGAATTTAACCGTTGTTGGTGGTCGTCCCTTTAGCTGGGGTGGACCTGAGTGGAAATATGCCGATTTCTACCAACAATGGTTTGGAGTAACCAGTTTTGAAGATTCCACAGCCCGCATTGTCGCTGCGGCAAAAAGTGCGGCTTATGAGAATATCATTTTTATCGGTCATAACGGACCGATAGGACTGGGCGAACGTCCGGAAGACCCCTGTGGTAAAGATTGGCATCCCATAGGAGGTGACTTTGGTGACCCCGATTTGGCAGAAGCGATCGCGCAGTCAATGATTGCTGGTAAAACCATTCCCCTGGTCACATTTGGTCACATGCACCACACCCTGCGGCACACCAAAAAAGAACCGAGAAAACGTGTTTTCACCAGTCCAGAGGGCGTTGTTTACTTAAATGCCGCCAGTGTACCCAGAATTGTGGAAACTAACGAGGGCAAGCAACGTAACTTCTCAATTGTTCTGTTAGAAAGCGGTTCCGTCTCCCAAGCCTCCCTTGTTTGGGTTGGCAAAGATTTCTCTGTTGCCTCAGAAGAAATTCTTTATAAAAAACCCAGCCCAGTGGTGCAAACTGCGTGA
- a CDS encoding DEAD/DEAH box helicase: MAVANEEQISKFITTEPLKASHEAGEQKVWDSIKNAFSDRQCIAYWRYPIFSKVGKIRKEPDILIADREFGLWIVEILSVTIDQIAGINDGIWQLQNFHITEANPYQQAEHQLRTLIAYCDRDARLMSDSALPEPSYSVGDNPNREEAYTDNNKAAIGHKVKGRVLVALPLITQEQWQQRGFDQIPNCPPLIFQDQLSKVSCVERIQHICAVVPGENLEDRDWELLLSVVSGTPILRKEADRTTSAIALGASRTRLIADNSRARVMENLGQKLYEIDLQQEHIGKEIPPGPQRIRGIAGSGKTVLLCQKAAHMHLKHPDWDIAIVFFTRSLYDLIAELLDRWIRRFSGGELTYDPKTNHKLRVLHAWGAKDHPGLYGTICESHGKKRKKVADTKERQPNRGLADLCKRLQEEIIIQPMFDAILIDEGQDLVSEADLKFDDKQAIYWLAYQALRPVNEENPEERRLIWAYDEAQSLDNIAVPKAKEVFGEKLSNILSKQPQYSGGIKRSEVMRRCYRTPGPILTAAHAIGMGLLRPQGMLAGITNRDDWNKIGYEVKGDFRRIGKPITVHRPIEYSPNPIPELWGKPVLEFQTYSSRREELQALADNIMHNIMFDGLNPSRDILVVVLGSTSEAVELEVDVAGFLLDHSIDVYIPTALNLNDLTPQWPNCDPDKFWHEGGVTVSRTNRAKGHEADMVYVVGFDNVARNESNVNYRNQLFVGLTRARGWASLSGVGNYPMYDEMRQVISSGDTFTFTYKRPPKRDIGD, encoded by the coding sequence ATGGCAGTTGCTAACGAAGAACAAATTAGCAAATTTATTACTACCGAACCGCTAAAAGCCAGTCATGAAGCAGGTGAACAAAAAGTTTGGGACTCTATCAAAAATGCTTTTTCCGACAGACAATGCATAGCTTACTGGCGTTATCCCATTTTCTCCAAGGTGGGCAAGATTCGTAAAGAACCCGATATTCTGATTGCCGATCGCGAGTTTGGTTTATGGATCGTTGAAATACTGTCCGTCACAATCGACCAAATTGCTGGTATTAATGACGGGATCTGGCAATTGCAGAACTTTCACATTACAGAAGCCAACCCCTATCAACAAGCAGAACATCAATTACGGACTTTGATTGCGTACTGCGATCGCGATGCTCGTCTTATGTCTGATTCGGCTTTGCCAGAGCCCTCTTACTCCGTTGGAGACAATCCAAATCGGGAGGAGGCATACACAGATAATAATAAAGCAGCTATTGGGCATAAGGTTAAAGGACGAGTTCTTGTTGCACTTCCCCTGATTACCCAAGAACAATGGCAACAAAGAGGCTTTGACCAAATACCCAACTGTCCTCCTTTGATTTTTCAAGACCAATTAAGCAAAGTCAGTTGTGTGGAACGAATTCAACACATCTGTGCTGTCGTTCCTGGAGAAAACTTAGAGGATCGAGACTGGGAATTACTACTGTCAGTGGTTAGCGGTACGCCAATCCTTCGCAAAGAAGCGGATCGCACGACATCTGCAATCGCCCTTGGCGCAAGCCGTACCCGGCTTATCGCAGACAACAGCCGCGCCAGGGTTATGGAAAATTTGGGGCAAAAGCTATACGAAATTGATTTGCAACAAGAGCATATTGGCAAAGAAATACCTCCCGGTCCTCAAAGAATTAGAGGTATTGCAGGCTCAGGCAAAACAGTACTGTTGTGTCAGAAAGCAGCTCACATGCACCTCAAGCATCCAGACTGGGACATTGCCATTGTGTTTTTCACTCGCTCTTTGTATGACTTAATCGCCGAGCTATTGGATCGATGGATTCGCCGCTTCAGTGGTGGTGAGTTAACTTACGATCCAAAAACCAATCACAAACTGCGTGTCCTTCATGCTTGGGGCGCAAAAGATCATCCCGGCTTGTATGGGACAATTTGCGAGTCCCACGGTAAAAAACGCAAGAAAGTTGCAGATACAAAAGAAAGACAACCCAATCGAGGTTTAGCAGACCTGTGCAAACGGCTGCAAGAAGAAATCATCATTCAACCAATGTTTGATGCTATCTTAATTGATGAGGGCCAAGATTTAGTATCAGAAGCAGATCTCAAATTTGATGACAAACAAGCAATTTACTGGTTGGCTTATCAGGCATTGCGACCCGTAAATGAAGAAAACCCAGAAGAACGCCGCCTCATTTGGGCTTATGATGAAGCACAAAGCTTAGATAATATCGCAGTTCCAAAGGCAAAAGAAGTTTTTGGGGAGAAATTGAGCAATATTTTGAGCAAACAACCGCAATACTCTGGCGGTATAAAACGTTCTGAAGTTATGCGTCGCTGTTACCGCACTCCGGGACCCATTCTTACTGCGGCTCATGCTATCGGTATGGGTTTGCTACGCCCCCAAGGAATGCTTGCAGGTATTACCAACAGGGACGATTGGAACAAAATTGGTTATGAAGTCAAAGGAGACTTTCGCCGGATTGGCAAGCCAATCACCGTGCATCGACCAATAGAATATTCACCCAATCCTATTCCCGAACTTTGGGGCAAACCTGTTTTAGAATTTCAAACTTACAGTTCTCGTCGAGAAGAATTGCAAGCGCTAGCGGATAACATCATGCACAACATCATGTTTGATGGTCTCAATCCCAGCCGTGATATTTTAGTCGTGGTTTTAGGCTCTACTTCTGAGGCGGTGGAATTGGAAGTTGATGTCGCTGGTTTTTTATTAGACCACAGTATTGATGTTTATATCCCTACAGCTTTAAACTTAAATGATTTGACTCCCCAATGGCCCAATTGTGACCCAGATAAATTCTGGCATGAGGGAGGGGTAACGGTGTCTCGCACCAACCGTGCTAAGGGACACGAAGCGGATATGGTCTACGTAGTTGGCTTCGATAATGTGGCTCGCAATGAAAGTAATGTCAATTACCGCAACCAGTTATTTGTAGGTTTAACCAGAGCAAGAGGTTGGGCTAGTCTGAGTGGTGTAGGCAATTACCCAATGTATGATGAGATGCGGCAAGTGATTTCCAGTGGCGACACTTTCACATTCACTTACAAGCGTCCGCCAAAGCGCGATATCGGGGATTAA
- a CDS encoding S1 RNA-binding domain-containing protein, whose protein sequence is MNSDAKISQKADSSFTMDDFAKALEKHDYQFQKGQVVHGKVFQIDPDGAYVDIGGKSSAYIPRDEASLRAVTDLSEVLLLNEEQEFLIIRDQDAEGQVTLSRKQLEIRHIWDRLAQMQENSQTVQVRVNNVNKGGVTVDVQGLRGFIPRSHLTERDNLEALKGQTLSAGFLEVNRSTNKLILSQRVAARSANFSTLEVGQLVEGKVTGIKPFGVFVDLDGTSALLHIKQVSQKFIENLENVFQIGQPIKAAILDLDEGKGRVALSTRVLENFPGEVLENMEDVMASAEARAERARNKLSSES, encoded by the coding sequence ATGAACTCCGACGCGAAAATTTCTCAAAAAGCCGATTCGTCTTTTACAATGGACGATTTTGCCAAGGCACTGGAAAAACACGACTACCAGTTTCAAAAAGGACAGGTGGTACACGGCAAAGTTTTCCAAATCGATCCAGATGGAGCCTACGTCGATATTGGTGGCAAATCGTCAGCTTATATTCCCCGCGATGAGGCTTCTTTGAGAGCAGTTACTGATTTATCGGAGGTACTGCTATTAAATGAAGAGCAAGAATTCTTAATTATTCGCGACCAGGACGCAGAAGGTCAAGTCACCTTATCGCGAAAGCAACTGGAAATTAGGCATATTTGGGACCGATTGGCGCAGATGCAGGAAAATTCCCAAACAGTCCAGGTACGGGTAAATAATGTCAATAAAGGTGGCGTTACCGTTGATGTTCAAGGTTTGCGAGGATTTATTCCGCGATCGCACCTTACCGAGCGGGATAATTTAGAAGCACTCAAAGGACAAACCTTAAGTGCTGGCTTTTTGGAAGTGAACCGCAGCACCAATAAACTAATACTTTCACAACGCGTAGCAGCACGTTCTGCTAACTTCAGTACGTTAGAAGTTGGTCAATTGGTAGAAGGAAAAGTAACGGGGATCAAACCTTTTGGGGTGTTTGTAGATTTAGATGGAACAAGTGCTTTGCTCCACATCAAGCAAGTCAGCCAGAAATTTATTGAGAATCTGGAAAATGTATTTCAAATTGGTCAACCCATAAAAGCTGCGATCTTAGATTTAGATGAAGGGAAAGGTCGAGTAGCTCTCTCTACTAGAGTTTTGGAAAATTTCCCAGGCGAAGTTTTGGAAAATATGGAAGATGTCATGGCATCGGCTGAAGCCCGTGCTGAACGAGCGAGAAACAAGCTTTCAAGTGAGAGTTAG
- a CDS encoding type II toxin-antitoxin system prevent-host-death family antitoxin: protein MAIKINLENIQTLTDFKRNAKDYVERIKATKSPLVLTVNGKAEVVVHEAQAFQEMMDRLEHVEEELRALKLEALRHEVEIGIEQLENGQYTEYDEDSLSTLFEDIKARGRKRLAK, encoded by the coding sequence ATGGCAATCAAGATTAATCTCGAAAATATTCAAACTCTTACCGACTTCAAGCGAAACGCCAAGGACTATGTAGAGCGGATAAAAGCAACAAAGTCGCCACTGGTGTTAACGGTCAATGGCAAAGCTGAGGTTGTGGTGCATGAGGCACAAGCTTTCCAGGAAATGATGGATCGGCTTGAGCACGTTGAGGAAGAACTTCGAGCATTAAAGCTCGAGGCATTACGGCATGAGGTTGAAATTGGAATTGAACAACTTGAGAACGGTCAGTATACCGAATACGACGAAGACTCACTTTCAACTTTGTTTGAGGATATTAAAGCACGAGGACGAAAAAGGTTGGCAAAGTAG
- a CDS encoding GntR family transcriptional regulator codes for MLQFRIQPDSEIPASNQLFNQIRFAIASRQYPPGYKLPSTRALAMQTGLHRNTISKVYRQLEDDGLVESLAGSGIYVRAQGHEGGSRLQSPILKQYPQASKVVQQALDELLSQGCTLSQARELFLAEIDWRLRCSARVLVAVPSRDIGAGELMVYELEQALKIPVQLVPMEELAAVLDQTSSATVVTSRYFIGDVEIIAAPKAVRVIPLDIHDYAKEYALFKSLPKDSCLGIVSMSSGILTAMEVILHGLRGDEILIMTAQPKDTYRLQAMVKRAQVVFSTDQVSYSAAQAALQATMDDIIRPPRLICGDNYIGSNSINLLKRELGLG; via the coding sequence ATGCTTCAATTCCGAATCCAACCAGACAGTGAAATACCCGCCTCCAACCAGCTGTTTAACCAAATTCGGTTTGCGATCGCATCTCGCCAATATCCACCCGGATACAAATTACCGAGTACGCGGGCGTTGGCAATGCAGACGGGGTTACATCGCAATACAATTAGCAAGGTTTACCGCCAGTTAGAAGACGATGGGTTGGTAGAAAGCCTTGCTGGTTCGGGTATATATGTCCGCGCCCAAGGACATGAGGGGGGTAGCAGGCTGCAATCGCCGATTCTCAAACAGTATCCTCAAGCCAGCAAAGTTGTACAGCAAGCGCTTGATGAACTCCTCTCGCAAGGTTGTACGCTGAGTCAAGCACGCGAGTTATTTTTAGCAGAAATTGATTGGCGCTTGCGTTGTAGTGCGCGAGTGTTGGTTGCAGTACCATCTCGAGATATTGGTGCGGGAGAACTTATGGTCTATGAATTAGAACAAGCCCTTAAAATACCAGTGCAGTTAGTACCGATGGAAGAATTAGCTGCTGTTTTGGATCAAACTTCCTCTGCTACAGTTGTGACAAGTCGGTATTTTATTGGTGATGTAGAAATTATTGCAGCGCCTAAAGCCGTGCGCGTAATTCCCTTAGATATACACGACTACGCCAAGGAATACGCTTTGTTTAAAAGCCTTCCAAAAGATAGCTGTCTTGGCATAGTTAGCATGAGTTCTGGAATTTTGACTGCAATGGAAGTGATTCTTCACGGTTTGAGGGGGGATGAAATACTGATTATGACAGCGCAGCCAAAAGATACGTACAGATTGCAAGCAATGGTCAAAAGAGCACAAGTGGTTTTTAGTACGGATCAAGTGAGTTATTCAGCCGCCCAAGCAGCCTTGCAAGCTACTATGGATGATATTATTCGTCCGCCCAGGTTGATTTGTGGTGACAATTATATCGGCTCTAATTCCATTAACTTGCTGAAACGAGAGTTAGGTTTGGGTTAG
- a CDS encoding helix-turn-helix domain-containing protein, whose translation MIKNDYQLMVTKSWIEKFHQAIMNLYQNEEKRRKDPEGWQLLIDSYYAHIKNLHTEIAEYKNLKNHNPEKSLVLQNVNLNIDEIGEILIKVRIAKKITEKELAALTHLTEEHIKEYEKQDYQNASFDTIIEVADALGVKLQHCIVVAEINEFLESQLMEVREAEKVDAEFQSVIGLMDCN comes from the coding sequence ATGATTAAGAACGATTATCAATTGATGGTCACAAAATCTTGGATTGAAAAATTCCATCAAGCTATTATGAATTTGTATCAGAATGAAGAAAAAAGGCGTAAAGATCCAGAGGGTTGGCAACTGTTAATAGATTCTTACTATGCTCATATTAAAAATCTTCATACAGAAATAGCAGAATATAAAAATCTGAAAAATCACAATCCCGAAAAGTCTCTGGTTCTACAAAATGTTAACCTTAACATCGATGAAATTGGAGAAATTTTAATTAAGGTGAGAATTGCCAAAAAAATTACAGAGAAAGAACTAGCAGCACTGACTCATTTAACGGAAGAGCACATCAAAGAATATGAAAAACAAGATTATCAAAACGCTAGTTTTGATACCATAATTGAGGTTGCAGATGCTCTAGGAGTGAAGTTGCAACATTGTATAGTGGTTGCAGAAATTAATGAATTCTTGGAAAGTCAACTGATGGAAGTTCGGGAAGCTGAGAAAGTTGATGCCGAATTTCAATCAGTCATTGGTTTGATGGATTGCAATTGA